A segment of the Synechococcus sp. MEDNS5 genome:
ACAACCGCCAAGCCGCTGCTTAAGGCCGAGAGCTTGGCATTGAGCCGATCAGCGATGGCGAAGGAATTGTTCGCCGCGCCCGGCCGCTCACTTAGTGGTTTCAGACCGATCAGGATCGTGCCCTGGTCGGGGCTGGATCCATTGAAGCCGTAACCACTGATCACGTTGGCATTGAGCACATCCTTCTCTTCTTTGAGGATTGCCGCAATCTGCTCGGCCATTGTTTCGGTCTGGCTGAGCGATGCACCGTTCTGCAGCTGGTAGAAGCCCGCCAGATAGCCCTGGTCTTCATCGGGAATGAACGCTGTAGGGAGGGCTGTGAAGGCCAAAACCGTGAGCACAATGCCGCCGGCCAGGGTCACCATCACCCAGCGCCGGGCCTTGATCAGCGTGCGAATCAGTCGGGCGTAGCCGTTTTGAAGCCGGGCGAAGTTGGTGTTGAACACCCGGAAGATCAAGGGGAGATTCGCCCCTGCCACTCCGCCCACCACCACGCCGAGCACGTAGGTCCAGCTGCCGAAGGCTGCTGAGCTGAAACGTCCGAAGGCCAGACCCACAATCACGCCGGCCACTGGCCAGATCCAGCCTTTCGGTGGAGCGGTCTCACCCGGTTTGAGGATCAGGCCCGACAACATGGGCGAGAACGTGAGCGCGTTGAACGCGGAGATGGCAATCGAAAAGGCGATGGTGAGCGCGAACTGCTTGTAGATGATGCCGATGCTTCCCGGATAGAACGCCACAGGCACAAACACCGCCATCAGCGCTAAGGCTGTGGCCACAAGGGCGCCAAACAGCTCTCCCATGCAGGCCAGCGCTGCCTGCCTGGGCTTCATGCCCGATTCGATGTTCTTCGACACCGCTTCAATCACCACGATGGCGTCGTCCACCACCAAGCCTGTGGCCAGCACCAGGCCAAGCAGGGTGAGTTGATTGATGGAGAAACCGAATACCTTGATGAAAGCGAAGGTGCCCACCAGAGAAATGGGAATGGCCAGGCTGGGCACCACCGTGGCTCGCCAGTTTTGCAGAAAGATGAACAGGATCAACAGCACCAGAACGATCGCCAGGCCCAGGGCATCAACAACGCCCTCCACGGAGGATTCAATGAATTGGCCGATGTTGTACACCTGTGAAACGGTCACCCCAGGAGGGGCGGTGGCGGCAAAGGCATCGATCTGTTTCACCACGGCATCCGCCACATCCAGAGCATTGCTGTCCGGGGTCTGGAACACCGCCACGGAGACTGTGTCGTGGTTCGACACATCTACCGCAGCTGTTGTGTAGTTGTTGAAGCCGTATTGCACCTCGCCTACATCTTTGAGCAGAAGAAGATTGCCCGTTTCGGTGCGGCTGATGATCAGATTCTCGAAGTCTTCAAGGCTGAGCAGATTGCCGTTGTTCTGCACCAACAATGGGTAGGTGTAGGCCTGATCACCGGCTGCAGGCGGTCCTCCCACCAGGCCGCCAATGGAGGTGGTGTTCTGCGCCTGCACAGCATCCACCACCTGGTTGGCGGTGAGATTGTTCGCTGCCAATTTGTCCGGGTCGACGAACAGCCAGTAGGCGGGGGTCGTTCCCCCGAGGATGTTCACGGTGGCAACGCCGGGAACCCGTTCCAGGGGGTAGTAGAGCTGTTGGTACACCAGGCCGTTGAGATAGGCCGCATCGAACTGCCCATCCGTCGATGACACCTGGTAAGCGAGCAAAATGGAGGGGGTTGACTGCTGCACCGAGACGCCCGTGTTCGACACCTGGCTGGGAAGCTGGGGCATCGCCAGGGACACGCGGTTCTGCACGTTCACCTGGTCGATGTCGATATCCGTGGTCTCGTCGAAGTAGACCGAGATGATGCTCTGCCCCTCCATGTTGCTGGTGGAGTAGATGTAAGAAGCACCCGGTGCACCGTTGATCTGCTGCTCGAGCGGATTGGTCACCGCCTGCTCGGTGACCAGGGAATTGGCGCCGCTGTAGTTGGCGGTGACCTGGATCAGGGGTGGGGAGATGTTAGGGAGATTGGCGATCGGCAGCGTCGGGATCGCGATGACTCCCATCAGCACGATCAGAATGCTGCAGACCGTGGTGAGAACCGGCCGCTTGATGAAGTTGTCGGAGAAGGCCATGGGACGGTCAGTTCGTGGTCTTCACAGGAATGCCATTGCTGAGCAGGGCTGTTTTGCTCACCACGACGGTGTCACCTTTTTTCAGGCCTGACTTCAGGGGATAGAAATTGTTCTGCAATTCACCGAGTTCAACTGCTTGTTGCACCACGATTGGGGTGCTGGGGGGAAGGCTCTCGAGCTTTTTCTTCTGCTTCTCGGGAACGGAGGCGGAGGCCTTGATTTTTGGCAGGGCCTTGCTCACCGGAATCGTGACGTACACGAAGGGTTGCTGCGCCTGCATGAACACGGCCTGAACCGGCACGGCCAGGGCTTGTTTGTTCCCCACAATGATCTGGCTCTTCACAAACTGACCGGTCTTCAGCTGGTTGGTGAGATTGGGGAAGGTGGCCTTCACCATCAAAGCGTTGGGAGAGCTGTTGCTGCCGCTGACGCCGAAGTAGGGGGAGATGAAGCTCACCTTGCCTTCGCCTGTGATCGGCGGGTTGGTCTGCGACGCGACTTTCACCGTTTGACCGATCTTCACGGCACCTGATTGGGTGGCGGGGATCTGCATCAGGGTCCAGAGGGTGGAGTTGTTCACGATGCCGGTGATCGCCTGGCCGGTCTGCACGTAATCCCCCAGCTTCACGCTGTCCAGGTCGCCCACCACGCCGTCGATCGGTGAACGCACGAACTTGTAGCCGAGGGTGGCGGCATCGGAGCGGGCCTGGTCGCGCGATGCGATCGCCTGGGTGACGTACTGGTCGCGCTGCTTCGCTGAAGCGGCACCGTTTTGGTACAGGAATTCGTAGCGCTCGGCGTTGAGCTTGTCGGTGCGTGCCTGGGCTTGGGCTGAATCGAGAGCAGCACTCTGCTGCACGTTGT
Coding sequences within it:
- a CDS encoding efflux RND transporter permease subunit, coding for MAFSDNFIKRPVLTTVCSILIVLMGVIAIPTLPIANLPNISPPLIQVTANYSGANSLVTEQAVTNPLEQQINGAPGASYIYSTSNMEGQSIISVYFDETTDIDIDQVNVQNRVSLAMPQLPSQVSNTGVSVQQSTPSILLAYQVSSTDGQFDAAYLNGLVYQQLYYPLERVPGVATVNILGGTTPAYWLFVDPDKLAANNLTANQVVDAVQAQNTTSIGGLVGGPPAAGDQAYTYPLLVQNNGNLLSLEDFENLIISRTETGNLLLLKDVGEVQYGFNNYTTAAVDVSNHDTVSVAVFQTPDSNALDVADAVVKQIDAFAATAPPGVTVSQVYNIGQFIESSVEGVVDALGLAIVLVLLILFIFLQNWRATVVPSLAIPISLVGTFAFIKVFGFSINQLTLLGLVLATGLVVDDAIVVIEAVSKNIESGMKPRQAALACMGELFGALVATALALMAVFVPVAFYPGSIGIIYKQFALTIAFSIAISAFNALTFSPMLSGLILKPGETAPPKGWIWPVAGVIVGLAFGRFSSAAFGSWTYVLGVVVGGVAGANLPLIFRVFNTNFARLQNGYARLIRTLIKARRWVMVTLAGGIVLTVLAFTALPTAFIPDEDQGYLAGFYQLQNGASLSQTETMAEQIAAILKEEKDVLNANVISGYGFNGSSPDQGTILIGLKPLSERPGAANNSFAIADRLNAKLSALSSGLAVVGQPPAVPGFSAQGGFYFQFNDLTGNYSFNELDQQAQTLIKAGKASGNFSNIYTQFIPSAPAFGLTVDRAVMGALNVDYEEAMSTIAVLAGGSYTGLTYEDGQVRNVYVQAEAEQRDDIENILSYYVKNRDGEMIQVSQFASSELSSAPPIISHYNLYRTVLIQGAQAVGKSSGQALSSIQALFKKENFNNIGYAFTGLAALQLSAGSASVLVFGFGILIVYLVLSAQYESYVTPVIILMTVPLAMLGALAFLAIRSIDLNIYAQVGLVTLIGLAAKNGILIVEVAEQHLQNGMSATDAVIASAESRLRPILMTAIAALAGFLPLVVANGAGAQSQQSLGTVIFGGLVVATVLSLGVVPPFYVVIKGLEERLFGRKPTGGDDDGSLASAT
- a CDS encoding efflux RND transporter periplasmic adaptor subunit → MQRTLALTLTAATLLVGCGKPKTQAKKLLTVKTASIAEANFQPSIEAISVLESTTTVSLRPETDGRVVKVLASDGERVKAGQPILELDNVQQSAALDSAQAQARTDKLNAERYEFLYQNGAASAKQRDQYVTQAIASRDQARSDAATLGYKFVRSPIDGVVGDLDSVKLGDYVQTGQAITGIVNNSTLWTLMQIPATQSGAVKIGQTVKVASQTNPPITGEGKVSFISPYFGVSGSNSSPNALMVKATFPNLTNQLKTGQFVKSQIIVGNKQALAVPVQAVFMQAQQPFVYVTIPVSKALPKIKASASVPEKQKKKLESLPPSTPIVVQQAVELGELQNNFYPLKSGLKKGDTVVVSKTALLSNGIPVKTTN